From Triticum aestivum cultivar Chinese Spring chromosome 4A, IWGSC CS RefSeq v2.1, whole genome shotgun sequence, a single genomic window includes:
- the LOC123084384 gene encoding probable protein phosphatase 2C 37, whose product MQDTVSMRPSFCTWVDGSPMHFFAVFDGHGGPVVSVLLKDHMHVILADELSRAAAAYRNKQHQGEEAELCAWKGALRRSFARADELGVSGVPAGTIMGSTAVVALVVRGRILVANCGDSRAVLCRAGRAVPLSQDNKLARPDELAAAGGVMYHYDVVPRVQGILSRSRALCMHSSCHVTSKQASFLALSATAYCAMPLLALVGEMWHFVNERR is encoded by the exons ATGCAGGACACCGTGTCGATGCGCCCGTCCTTCTGCACTTGGGTCGACGGCTCGCCCATGCACTTCTTCGCCGTCTTCGACGGCCACGGCGGCCCCGTG GTGTCGGTGCTGCTGAAGGACCACATGCACGTGATCCTGGCGGACGAGCTGAGCCGCGCGGCCGCAGCCTACCGGAACAAGCAGCACCAAGGCGAAGAGGCGGAGCTGTGCGCGTGGAAGGGCGCGCTGAGGCGGAGCTTCGCGCGGGCGGACGAGCTGGGGGTGTCGGGGGTGCCGGCGGGCACCATCATGGGGTCCACGGCGGTGGTGGCGCTCGTGGTCCGCGGCCGCATCCTCGTGGCCAACTGCGGCGACTCCCGCGCCGTGCTGTGCCGCGCTGGCCGCGCCGTCCCGCTCTCCCAGGACAACAAG CTGGCACGGCCGGACGAGCTGGCGGCCGCCGGCGGCGTGATGTACCACTACGATGTGGTGCCGCGCGTGCAGGGGATCCTTAGCAGGTCGCGAGC GCTCTGCATGCATTCGTCGTGTCATGTCACAAGCAAACAAGCCTCCTTCCTGGCTTTGTCAGCTACTGCCTACTGCGCAATGCCTCTGTTGGCATTGGTAGGAGAGATGTGGCATTTTGTCAATGAGAGAAGATAG